GGATTGCACGGCGCTACCGGCTTTAGCGTTTTCTTTTTCCTCAGCCGGGCGCCTGAACGCGGGGAGGAGGATGGTGAAGGTCGTCCCTTTTCCCGGCGCGCTTTGCACCGATATACTCCCGCCGAGGAGGCCGATATATTCTTTCACGATGGAAAGCCCGATCCCCGTACCGCTGTATCTCCTCGTGCTGGAACCGTCCGCCTGGCGGAAGCGTTCGAAAATAAAGGGTAGTTCTTTCTCCGGTATACCGATCCCATTGTCCGAAATGACGATTTTCAGCAGTCCCGTGGACATTTCATCGGGCGTTCCCGAAGTATGGGGCCGGACGTGCGGTTTTGTCCGATAGGTTTCCGGGGCAAAGGGGAATGCCGTTTCCAGACATATGGAGCCCCCGTCCGGAGTGAATTTGAATGCGTTGGAAAGGAGGTTCGAAAGGATTCGGAGTATCTTGTTTCTGTCCGAATAGACGGAAACAGGCCCGCCGGGGACGTTGACCGTCCAGTTCATGTTCCTGCTCGAAGCCAGGGAAGAAAAGGACGAACGAATCGATGCCATTAATGAAGAAAAATCAAAATACTCGGGGGAAAGCTGCATCCGGCCCGCGTCTATCCTTGAAAGGTCGAGGACCTGGTTGATTATATTAAGCAGGTGGTAAGCGTTTCGCCGTGCGCCCGAGATCAACCCGGCGGCCTTTTCCGGAAGCCCCGATGTGGTATTCATCAAATTCTCAAGGGGCCCGAGGATGAGGGTCAGGGGTGTTCTGAGTTCATGGGTGATATTCTGGAAGAACTCTGTTTTATATCGGTCTTTTTCCTTGAGCTGCGTATTTATGCTATGTAATTCCTTTGTACGGGCTTCGACTTCCTTTTTGAGATTCAGGCTGAGGTATTCGGCTGTTTTAAAGGCACGGGAAAATCGTTTGGAAAGGATTATCGACTGGAGAACGAGAAAGACGATATTGCCGTAATGAACACTGTCCGGATTCGAGGGCAGGGATCGTATGAATACGGTCACGACATTATAGACGATAAAAAAGAGAAAAATGAGATATCCCCCGAAAATGTAAGGGAATTCCTTTTGCGCGGTACGACGGGCTTTCATCAGTATATAAAATATATATCCGCAATATATGGCTATGGTAAAGTAAAAGGCAAAGACCATTCCGGCAACGATCCATGCCGGGACGATAAGGATATATATCGTTTCAAGGACGATAAAGATGAGGCCGGCGCGGACGGTATTCCTGAATACGGCGGGCCACCTTATCGTATAAAGCTCTTTCACATATAAAATAAAAACCGGAAAGGCCCATATGACCGATATCCCTTCCAGTTTGAGCCGGACGCTGAAAATATGCGGGAGTGTCGCGGGTAATATCACATCGATTTTCAAATTCAAATAGCGCACGAAGCATATAATACAGAAAACGAAGAAATAGAGACTTGCCCTGTCACTCTTTCGTTCCAGCCAGAGAACAAAATGATAGCAGGACATCATAAACAGGATACCGAGAATAACCGCGTATTGAAAAATATCCATGCACAGGTGCCGCGTCAACTGGTTCATCGTTCCCAGCTTGAGACTATGGGAAGGTCCCCCGAAATTGTTGATAAAGTTGGATATTTTCCAGGATATGACGTATTCCCGGGTATCCGGGGGAAGGGGAATGATGACAGGAAGGAATCTGGGCACAGACCCTTTTCTGGTATCGCCGGCCTTTCCGGATTCCGCGATTTTTTTGCCATTGACATAGAAAACGGATGAAGTGAGACTCATTTTGCAGTATAGGCCGATGGGGGTTTTCGAATTGCTTTTCAACCGTAAACGGAGCCAGCAATACCCGAAACGTTCTCCCGTCCGGTCATTCCAGTTGCCCGGCACCTTGAAATTTTCCCATGCCGAATCATCGTAATCCGTACCGGTGAAATCGGGATCGTCCCGCATCCATGTGAATTTCCAGTCCCCCGTCAGGTCGATTATCCCGTCCTTCTCGAATTCCCAATCGCCCGTATCGATACGGCCATTCTGAATGCATGGTGCCGTTTTTTGTAAACCGGAATGACAGGAATAAGCAATGATACCGGTAACAATAATTGCCAGTATCGCGGGAAACGTTTTCGATCGACGATTATTTTTCAATTTTCTCATCTATTTTTATTCATAGACCACTATGTGCGAAAAAATTATATGCTGATCGGTATATTTTCTTATACCATGGGATATACCGGACACCGGATATGCCGCAGAAGGCATACACCGGCTGTGATTTTCTTTTGGCAGGTAAAAAAAGGCCTGTCCGATAATGTTCGGACAGGCCTTCATCGGATATAGCGCCCTCGGGGGCGTTTTTTCGTTATTACTTCGACTGCCGGCAGTAATTCTGAAGCAGTACCCTTGCCTCGCCGCAAATATCGAAACTTCCCCATCCGCCCAACATCTCTATGCAGAATATCGTGGCGCCCAGTACGTAAGCATCCTGGCGCAGATTGTCGTCATACCATTTCAACTGCTCGACATAGTCCTGAGCGTTCGTGAAATCTTTCCACCCCCCGCCGTGGCCGATGACTCCCCCGTCGATGCCGCATTCGGTAATAACGGCATTGATCACGCGATTGGTCGGTATGAGGTATTGATTGTATAATTTCCGGTACCTCAGTGTGTGCCATCCGTCCCCGATCATCGATGGGGCGTCGTATTCGTGAAGCCCCAATATTCCCCCGTGTGCCATTGCCGCATCGATCGCTTCGTAAAACCTTTGAATGATGGCAGGGTTGGTGACATCCGGGGTGCCCTGGCTGAAATTGCCGATACAGGCCTTTCTGCCGTGCTGGGCGAGAATTTCGACACGGCGGACTTCAAAAGCATTGTACCACACCATCGCGCCTTCGCTTCCGA
This DNA window, taken from Spirochaetales bacterium, encodes the following:
- a CDS encoding response regulator, with product MRKLKNNRRSKTFPAILAIIVTGIIAYSCHSGLQKTAPCIQNGRIDTGDWEFEKDGIIDLTGDWKFTWMRDDPDFTGTDYDDSAWENFKVPGNWNDRTGERFGYCWLRLRLKSNSKTPIGLYCKMSLTSSVFYVNGKKIAESGKAGDTRKGSVPRFLPVIIPLPPDTREYVISWKISNFINNFGGPSHSLKLGTMNQLTRHLCMDIFQYAVILGILFMMSCYHFVLWLERKSDRASLYFFVFCIICFVRYLNLKIDVILPATLPHIFSVRLKLEGISVIWAFPVFILYVKELYTIRWPAVFRNTVRAGLIFIVLETIYILIVPAWIVAGMVFAFYFTIAIYCGYIFYILMKARRTAQKEFPYIFGGYLIFLFFIVYNVVTVFIRSLPSNPDSVHYGNIVFLVLQSIILSKRFSRAFKTAEYLSLNLKKEVEARTKELHSINTQLKEKDRYKTEFFQNITHELRTPLTLILGPLENLMNTTSGLPEKAAGLISGARRNAYHLLNIINQVLDLSRIDAGRMQLSPEYFDFSSLMASIRSSFSSLASSRNMNWTVNVPGGPVSVYSDRNKILRILSNLLSNAFKFTPDGGSICLETAFPFAPETYRTKPHVRPHTSGTPDEMSTGLLKIVISDNGIGIPEKELPFIFERFRQADGSSTRRYSGTGIGLSIVKEYIGLLGGSISVQSAPGKGTTFTILLPAFRRPAEEKENAKAGSAVQSGSLHTADGGASDGGIDCVLKPEGGPVYDHHRYYEDAVFVHPFITPETGARHDAVESGGSSLSPGKTTEAAKKNILLVEDNEELLSYLGETIGTRYNVVTARNGKTALETLKSMRHPPDVIVSDIMMPVMDGWEFHRTVAEIREYLHVPFLFLTARVDDKLRGLSLGAVDYICKPFLIDEVVHKIDSLVKLKDHQKRADTIQLRERLFRFFLDGDGEEETHTEIFDERCRLYNITEKEKQIILLVRQGYADKEIADRLNVSPHTVNTHLKNIYKKCRSNCRIDMLNKFTHN